The Streptomyces sp. NBC_00691 genome has a segment encoding these proteins:
- a CDS encoding SAV_2336 N-terminal domain-related protein → MHRMHLEELTRRLRAGGQDPTAEDVADALWLSQWLPGPAPEQEEEGAERPPADARRGTAGEGSADGRDPGGGVTGTPGGGGAAGRGGPRESVSLHMATGAAGAGGGAGAAGAASGSGGGAGATGTTHAPGATAAAGTDRRTDRGATLPVRAPGANALPGLLGLQKALRPLRAYAPAPHRPGEGVLDEEATAERSAAAGILTPVMRPATGRRPDIQLLMDTGPAMVVWSRMVEELRQACQQSGAFRDVQVHRLYDTGEGPPLVTTTTGADGRPRLRPVDQLHDPTGRRFTLVVSDCVGPLWQRGAAQRFLRQWPRNSPLALVQPLPPRLWPRTALPAEPGTFQRSATPGGHTAFRSDDEPWGPLLPGRRAVPVLTPTPEAFASWTRLHTGHGGNAVRGWAAWLTPEAVRPRAPGTPRAARSDDELLRAFRAAASPGALRLAVHLAAAPLTLPVMQLVQRAMLPDTGPMELAEVLLSGLLRRLPGPTPYPCFSYPPGIQQHFLGSLDPSAAALVLKHCSAYVERNFGQGMRNFPALAAARLAGADTEAEPGTGTGAGSGTHRNRAADVPEETEATDEPLGPEGPETELFARIPARVLRFYHPDLVTPDPLTEARRLLAQGRAQSDPALLAGARERAEAALPAEPVEARIVLARALYAEAGTAAARRTGRRTALLGEAADTLVRAGELAGAGGEAWAESRLELAVVHHALWRDSDEAGHLDAALTALAEDADHWPETARHTLHLRRGRLLLARGDGERSAAELTAALALHESAAALLDLADALHLAGADPGRVGPVLDRAEPLLGDARALRLRFTTARARLYDTEGDGAAADAAYEEATLLAPADSEQRGPLLLTWGGSLLRRAAAGTGTAPVDRAEGVLREALTRLPAGAPERARARTLIGSVLALRFHRAGFLPDLFESRHVLEHALRGTHDPGERAEVWLQLGRVRLELAEAARDGVIGDALAAYRNAGEDSRTAHGEDPGTVTGARALHAQGAVLVLMGRPARARTVLLAATAQWRRLTGELVEVDWDDVERTRALLAGVESARAREGVPLTSEERRLVMPPWWSWTAG, encoded by the coding sequence ATGCACCGGATGCATCTGGAGGAACTCACCCGCAGACTGCGGGCCGGTGGCCAGGACCCCACCGCCGAGGACGTCGCGGACGCCCTCTGGCTGTCCCAGTGGCTTCCCGGCCCGGCCCCGGAACAGGAGGAGGAAGGGGCGGAGAGACCGCCGGCGGACGCTCGGCGGGGGACGGCCGGGGAGGGGTCCGCCGACGGCCGGGACCCGGGCGGCGGCGTCACGGGCACCCCGGGCGGGGGAGGGGCGGCCGGGCGCGGCGGGCCGCGTGAGTCCGTCTCCCTCCACATGGCCACGGGAGCCGCGGGAGCCGGCGGAGGGGCCGGGGCGGCCGGGGCGGCCTCCGGAAGCGGCGGCGGCGCGGGTGCCACCGGCACCACCCACGCCCCGGGGGCCACAGCGGCCGCCGGGACAGACCGGCGTACGGACCGGGGCGCCACCCTCCCCGTACGCGCCCCCGGCGCCAACGCCCTGCCCGGACTCCTGGGCCTCCAGAAGGCACTCCGCCCGCTGCGCGCCTACGCCCCCGCACCCCACCGCCCCGGCGAGGGCGTCCTCGACGAGGAGGCCACCGCCGAGCGCAGCGCCGCCGCGGGCATCCTCACCCCCGTGATGCGCCCGGCCACGGGCCGGCGCCCCGACATCCAGCTCCTCATGGACACCGGCCCCGCCATGGTCGTCTGGAGCCGGATGGTCGAGGAACTCCGCCAGGCCTGCCAGCAGTCCGGCGCCTTCCGCGACGTACAGGTGCACCGGCTGTACGACACCGGCGAAGGCCCCCCGCTCGTCACCACCACCACCGGCGCCGACGGCCGCCCCCGGCTGCGCCCCGTCGACCAGCTCCACGACCCCACCGGCCGCCGGTTCACCCTGGTCGTCAGCGACTGCGTCGGACCCCTCTGGCAGCGCGGCGCCGCCCAGCGCTTCCTGCGCCAGTGGCCCCGCAACTCCCCGCTCGCCCTCGTCCAGCCGCTGCCGCCGCGCCTCTGGCCCCGCACCGCGCTCCCCGCCGAGCCCGGCACCTTCCAGCGCTCCGCGACGCCCGGCGGCCACACCGCGTTCCGCTCCGACGACGAGCCCTGGGGGCCGCTCCTCCCCGGCCGCAGGGCCGTCCCCGTGCTCACCCCGACCCCGGAGGCCTTCGCCTCCTGGACCCGGCTCCACACCGGCCACGGCGGAAACGCCGTACGGGGCTGGGCCGCCTGGCTCACCCCCGAAGCGGTGCGGCCGCGCGCGCCCGGGACCCCCCGCGCCGCCCGGAGCGACGACGAGCTCCTGCGCGCCTTCCGGGCCGCGGCCTCGCCCGGTGCGCTCCGGCTCGCCGTCCACCTCGCGGCGGCGCCGCTGACCCTGCCCGTGATGCAGCTCGTGCAGCGCGCCATGCTCCCCGACACCGGACCCATGGAGCTGGCCGAGGTGCTGCTCAGCGGCCTCCTGCGACGACTGCCCGGGCCCACCCCGTACCCCTGTTTCAGCTATCCGCCCGGTATCCAGCAGCACTTCCTCGGCTCGCTCGACCCCAGCGCCGCCGCCCTCGTCCTCAAGCACTGCTCCGCGTACGTGGAGCGCAATTTCGGCCAGGGCATGCGCAACTTCCCGGCGCTCGCCGCCGCGCGCCTCGCGGGCGCCGACACCGAGGCCGAGCCCGGCACCGGGACCGGAGCGGGCTCGGGAACCCACCGGAACCGGGCCGCCGACGTCCCCGAGGAGACCGAGGCGACCGACGAGCCCCTGGGGCCCGAAGGTCCCGAGACCGAACTCTTCGCCCGCATCCCCGCGCGCGTCCTCCGCTTCTACCACCCCGACCTCGTCACCCCCGACCCCCTCACCGAGGCCCGCCGGCTCCTCGCACAGGGCCGCGCCCAGTCCGACCCCGCCCTGCTCGCCGGGGCGCGCGAGCGCGCCGAGGCGGCGCTCCCGGCGGAGCCGGTCGAGGCCCGGATCGTGCTCGCCCGTGCCCTGTACGCCGAGGCCGGCACCGCCGCCGCGCGCCGCACCGGCCGTCGCACGGCGCTCCTCGGCGAAGCCGCCGACACGCTCGTACGGGCCGGGGAGCTCGCCGGGGCCGGCGGCGAGGCATGGGCCGAGTCCCGGCTCGAACTGGCCGTGGTCCACCACGCGCTGTGGCGCGACAGCGACGAGGCCGGTCATCTCGACGCGGCCCTCACCGCCCTCGCCGAGGACGCCGACCACTGGCCGGAAACCGCCCGCCACACCCTCCATCTGCGGCGCGGCCGACTGCTCCTCGCCCGCGGCGACGGCGAGCGGTCGGCCGCCGAACTCACCGCCGCCCTCGCCCTGCACGAGAGCGCCGCCGCCCTGCTCGACCTCGCCGACGCCCTCCACCTCGCCGGGGCCGACCCGGGCCGCGTCGGACCCGTCCTCGACCGGGCCGAACCCCTCCTCGGCGACGCGCGCGCCCTGCGGCTGCGCTTCACCACCGCCCGCGCCCGGCTGTACGACACGGAGGGCGACGGCGCGGCCGCCGACGCCGCGTACGAGGAGGCGACCCTGCTCGCCCCCGCCGACAGCGAACAGCGCGGACCGCTCCTGCTCACCTGGGGCGGATCGCTGCTGCGGCGTGCCGCGGCGGGGACGGGCACGGCGCCGGTCGACCGGGCCGAGGGCGTCCTGCGCGAGGCCCTCACCCGGCTGCCCGCCGGAGCGCCCGAGCGCGCGCGGGCGCGCACCCTGATCGGCAGCGTCCTCGCCCTCCGCTTCCACCGCGCCGGGTTCCTGCCCGACCTCTTCGAGAGCCGTCACGTCCTCGAACACGCGCTGCGGGGCACCCACGACCCGGGCGAACGCGCCGAGGTGTGGCTGCAGCTCGGGCGGGTCCGGCTGGAGTTGGCCGAAGCCGCCAGGGACGGGGTGATCGGCGACGCCCTCGCCGCGTACCGCAACGCGGGGGAGGACTCCCGCACCGCCCACGGCGAGGACCCGGGCACGGTCACCGGCGCCCGCGCGCTGCACGCCCAGGGGGCGGTGCTCGTCCTGATGGGCCGCCCGGCGCGGGCCCGGACGGTGCTGCTCGCGGCGACGGCGCAGTGGAGGCGGCTCACGGGGGAGCTGGTGGAGGTCGACTGGGACGACGTGGAGCGGACCCGGGCCCTGCTCGCGGGGGTGGAGAGCGCCAGGGCGCGGGAGGGGGTGCCGCTCACGTCCGAGGAGCGCCGCCTCGTCATGCCTCCGTGGTGGTCCTGGACGGCTGGATAA
- a CDS encoding aKG-HExxH-type peptide beta-hydroxylase, producing MIAAPPDPAVLAGLATTRPGPAGASFLRTGLHARRLLLLKTLLVRVRRHREAVAPAVLRGFEAGWLLFERAERARPDVVRAALDYPTTGTWLATALTEPPGAGLDGHLAHLELLAVAAALRAGLPLDLVVEASGGVIPLPGLGRVEVGGAGPVRIDARARSVRIVGGDGTGSRAVLRRHARGSGRTLTGSGPGWHGLCALPGGVTRLEDLDPYRLPPGMGMPARAAADRADTDLAGWAGSWTAARGLLRATDRARAFEVGRSVDAVVPLVPLGTRSIGATLGAAPGAILMTPAAGAPDMVETLVHELHHSKLATLHELVPLHRTHPPDRAPPTYRVGWRRDLRPVASVLQGAYAHLALADLWHRAGRVGRASGVPRQWRIHSARQFDHIHDQVVEALAILLESDELTNEGREFVRQMRKHLASLSSGRRALA from the coding sequence GTGATCGCCGCCCCGCCGGACCCGGCGGTTCTCGCGGGCCTCGCCACCACACGTCCGGGACCGGCCGGGGCGTCCTTCCTGCGCACCGGGCTGCACGCCCGCCGGCTGCTTCTGCTCAAGACCCTCCTCGTCCGGGTCCGGCGTCACCGTGAGGCGGTGGCGCCCGCGGTGCTGCGCGGCTTCGAGGCCGGCTGGCTCCTGTTCGAACGGGCCGAACGCGCCCGCCCGGACGTGGTCCGCGCCGCCCTGGACTACCCGACCACCGGTACCTGGCTCGCCACCGCGCTCACCGAACCGCCCGGAGCCGGCCTCGACGGCCACCTCGCCCATCTCGAACTGCTCGCCGTCGCCGCTGCCCTGCGCGCCGGGCTCCCCCTGGACCTGGTCGTCGAGGCATCCGGCGGGGTGATCCCGCTCCCCGGTCTCGGCCGGGTCGAGGTCGGCGGCGCGGGCCCGGTGAGGATCGACGCGCGCGCCCGCTCGGTACGGATCGTGGGCGGGGACGGCACGGGCTCCCGGGCCGTGCTCCGCCGCCACGCGCGCGGCTCCGGGCGGACCCTGACGGGCAGCGGCCCCGGCTGGCACGGACTGTGCGCCCTGCCCGGCGGCGTGACCCGGCTGGAGGACCTCGACCCGTACCGGCTGCCGCCGGGCATGGGCATGCCGGCCCGCGCCGCGGCCGACCGCGCCGACACCGACCTCGCCGGCTGGGCCGGCAGCTGGACCGCCGCCCGCGGTCTGCTGCGCGCGACCGACCGCGCCCGGGCCTTCGAGGTGGGACGCTCGGTGGACGCCGTCGTGCCGCTCGTCCCGCTCGGTACGCGCTCCATCGGGGCCACCCTGGGTGCCGCTCCCGGAGCCATCCTCATGACGCCCGCCGCGGGGGCCCCCGACATGGTCGAGACCCTCGTCCACGAGCTGCACCACAGCAAGCTCGCCACGCTCCACGAGCTGGTCCCGCTCCACCGGACCCACCCGCCGGACCGGGCGCCGCCCACCTACCGGGTCGGCTGGCGCAGGGACCTCCGGCCGGTCGCGAGCGTCCTCCAGGGCGCCTACGCCCATCTGGCGCTCGCCGACCTGTGGCACCGGGCCGGCCGGGTCGGCCGTGCCTCCGGAGTGCCCCGGCAGTGGCGGATCCACTCCGCACGGCAGTTCGACCACATCCACGATCAGGTGGTCGAAGCTCTTGCGATCCTGCTTGAATCCGATGAACTGACCAATGAGGGAAGGGAGTTCGTCCGGCAAATGAGGAAGCATCTTGCGAGCCTCAGCTCCGGCCGGCGAGCCCTTGCGTAA
- the fxsT gene encoding FxSxx-COOH system tetratricopeptide repeat protein, protein MAEQRSGGASADHGGRAAPEHVLVVFPGYHRPWAAWINQRLDTHGVRATLQRWDPPREVPLEDSLGDLLLARGRVLLVLDDWFFELGPRPAGEWNDVLRGFVASQADRFAAVNLTNRTLLPSTAVLEPVSLWGVGEEEAEARLLSRLDIEPRRSPARRIAPGALVRYPETPPDIWGEVPRRNPRFTGRDDLLTELQERLMDAERGNAAYTLLGMSGIGKTQIAAEYAHRFSSDYDVIWWVSSDDRNVQRDRLGELAVALDLPTGNEPGERIRAVREALRRGDPHGRWLVVFDGWDDIRDVDVMVPQGPGHVLITSRNHAWREHTDVLPVRNFDRAESTGYLMRRAPHITAAEADEVAAEFGDVPLPLVQAAAWLGESGMEASEYLRMVREGRLSTVDEPSTGDGMPNTSLTSWSILINRLRRAQPQAIDILSLCASFAPGRIPLGIVRAHPQASLPEDLRWMATDLPAWTRALDTLVNYSVLTRETRGPVTSEEAAPQQESIHMHRLVHDIVSRLTDGEHRDAHRKAVRTLLAEADPGNPTDSRNWPRYSELLPHLEPSGALRSTDPRIQTTVLNCLRYCDRSGEHKAGTRLAERIRGSWSGLMDPLSPHMQELTTVEGDILRRSGGFREAYELDLTRRTLLAAADHPDELGDLKSKICIARDLRFLGQYKESERLQREVLAEAQSLLGETQQLTLAARHNIGVVLRMLGRYREAHEQDADTLARCENILRPHHPSTLNSNNAVAQDLRLLGRYREALGRQEANVRLHVKILGAQHLQTLYARSQLALCRRREGGFKDDIGAVMAGVLDHLEQAQGRGHYLTLSAVTNYANYLREHGDLDRARELINEAEAGYRALLGPAHPVSTGVLANTALVMQSAGERTEAMTMLEAALAGLTAALGPDHPWVLGCALNATAARNFNGRVSDAAELSRDTLRRARHVMGNEHPLTLSCQVSLATDLRGLRETEEASKLEEDALLTLTRTLGAQHPHTLSARQRNRPYWDFEANL, encoded by the coding sequence ATGGCGGAACAGCGGTCGGGCGGCGCTTCGGCGGACCACGGTGGCAGAGCTGCTCCCGAGCACGTCCTCGTCGTCTTCCCCGGCTACCACCGGCCGTGGGCGGCCTGGATCAACCAGCGGCTCGACACCCACGGGGTCCGCGCCACCCTGCAACGCTGGGACCCGCCCCGCGAAGTCCCCCTGGAGGACTCCCTCGGCGACCTGCTCCTCGCCCGCGGCCGGGTCCTCCTCGTCCTCGACGACTGGTTCTTCGAACTGGGCCCCCGGCCGGCCGGCGAGTGGAACGACGTCCTGCGCGGCTTCGTCGCGAGCCAGGCCGACCGCTTCGCCGCCGTCAACCTGACCAACCGCACCCTCCTCCCCTCCACGGCCGTCCTCGAACCGGTCAGCCTCTGGGGCGTCGGCGAGGAGGAGGCGGAAGCCCGGCTCCTCAGCAGGCTCGACATCGAACCGCGCCGTTCCCCCGCCCGCCGGATCGCACCGGGCGCCCTCGTCCGCTACCCCGAGACCCCGCCCGACATCTGGGGCGAGGTGCCCCGCCGCAACCCCCGCTTCACCGGCCGCGACGACCTTCTCACCGAGCTCCAGGAACGGCTCATGGACGCCGAGCGCGGCAACGCCGCGTACACCCTCCTCGGCATGTCCGGCATCGGGAAGACCCAGATCGCCGCCGAGTACGCCCACCGCTTCAGCTCCGACTACGACGTCATCTGGTGGGTCAGCTCCGACGACCGGAACGTCCAGCGCGACCGCCTCGGCGAACTCGCCGTCGCCCTCGACCTGCCCACCGGCAACGAGCCGGGCGAACGCATCCGCGCCGTCCGCGAAGCCCTCCGCCGCGGCGACCCGCACGGCCGCTGGCTCGTCGTCTTCGACGGCTGGGACGACATCAGGGACGTCGACGTCATGGTCCCCCAGGGACCCGGACACGTCCTCATCACCTCCCGCAACCACGCCTGGCGCGAACACACCGACGTGCTCCCGGTCCGCAACTTCGACCGCGCGGAATCCACCGGCTACCTCATGCGCCGGGCCCCGCACATCACCGCCGCCGAGGCCGACGAGGTCGCCGCCGAGTTCGGCGACGTACCCCTGCCCCTCGTCCAGGCCGCCGCCTGGCTCGGCGAGTCCGGCATGGAGGCCTCCGAGTACCTGCGCATGGTCCGCGAGGGACGGCTCTCCACCGTCGACGAGCCGAGCACCGGCGACGGCATGCCCAACACCTCCCTCACCTCCTGGTCGATACTGATCAACCGGCTCCGGCGCGCCCAGCCCCAGGCCATCGACATCCTCAGCCTCTGCGCCTCCTTCGCCCCCGGCCGCATCCCCCTCGGCATCGTCCGCGCCCACCCCCAGGCCTCCCTCCCCGAGGACCTGCGGTGGATGGCCACCGACCTGCCCGCCTGGACCCGGGCCCTCGACACCCTCGTCAACTACTCGGTCCTCACCCGGGAGACCCGCGGCCCCGTCACCAGCGAGGAGGCCGCACCGCAGCAGGAGTCGATCCACATGCACCGGCTGGTGCACGACATCGTCTCCCGGCTCACCGACGGCGAGCACCGCGACGCCCACCGCAAGGCCGTCCGCACCCTGCTCGCCGAGGCCGACCCGGGGAACCCGACGGACAGCCGCAACTGGCCCCGCTACTCCGAGCTCCTGCCCCACCTGGAGCCCTCCGGAGCCCTGCGCAGCACCGACCCGCGGATCCAGACCACCGTCCTCAACTGCCTGCGCTACTGCGACCGCAGCGGCGAGCACAAGGCGGGCACCCGGCTCGCCGAACGCATCCGCGGCAGCTGGAGCGGCCTCATGGACCCGCTCTCCCCGCACATGCAGGAACTCACCACCGTGGAAGGCGACATCCTGCGTCGCAGCGGCGGCTTCCGCGAGGCGTACGAACTCGACCTCACCCGCCGCACCCTGCTCGCCGCGGCCGACCACCCCGACGAGCTCGGCGACCTCAAGTCCAAGATCTGCATCGCTCGCGACCTGCGCTTCCTCGGCCAGTACAAGGAATCCGAACGCCTCCAGCGCGAGGTCCTCGCCGAGGCGCAGAGCCTCCTCGGCGAGACCCAGCAGCTGACCCTCGCCGCCCGCCACAACATCGGCGTCGTCCTGCGGATGCTCGGCCGCTACCGGGAGGCGCACGAGCAGGACGCCGACACGCTCGCCCGCTGCGAGAACATCCTGCGCCCCCACCACCCCTCCACCCTCAACTCCAACAACGCCGTCGCCCAGGACCTCCGGCTGCTCGGCCGCTACCGCGAGGCACTCGGCCGGCAGGAGGCCAACGTCCGCCTCCATGTGAAGATCCTCGGCGCCCAGCACCTGCAGACCCTCTACGCACGCAGCCAGCTCGCCCTCTGCCGGCGCCGCGAAGGCGGCTTCAAGGACGACATCGGCGCCGTCATGGCCGGAGTCCTCGACCACCTCGAACAGGCCCAGGGACGCGGCCACTACCTCACGCTCTCCGCGGTCACCAACTACGCCAACTACCTGCGCGAACACGGTGACCTCGACCGGGCCCGCGAACTCATCAACGAGGCCGAGGCCGGCTACCGCGCCCTGCTCGGCCCCGCCCACCCCGTCTCCACCGGCGTCCTCGCCAACACCGCCCTCGTGATGCAGTCCGCCGGCGAGCGCACCGAGGCCATGACCATGCTGGAGGCGGCCCTCGCCGGACTCACCGCCGCCCTCGGACCCGACCACCCCTGGGTCCTCGGCTGCGCCCTCAACGCCACCGCCGCCCGCAACTTCAACGGGCGCGTGTCCGACGCCGCGGAACTGAGCAGGGACACCCTGCGCCGGGCCCGCCACGTCATGGGCAACGAGCACCCGCTGACGCTCTCCTGCCAGGTCTCGCTCGCCACCGACCTGCGCGGGCTGCGCGAGACCGAGGAGGCCTCGAAGCTGGAGGAGGACGCCCTGCTCACCCTCACCAGGACGCTCGGCGCCCAGCACCCGCACACCCTCTCGGCCCGCCAGCGCAACCGGCCGTACTGGGACTTCGAGGCCAACCTCTGA